In Pogoniulus pusillus isolate bPogPus1 chromosome 41, bPogPus1.pri, whole genome shotgun sequence, a genomic segment contains:
- the JSRP1 gene encoding junctional sarcoplasmic reticulum protein 1 produces MPEPAPLGADKQRAEKAAAKGSTAAPPVPRSLPVQRKVEPPSLDPAEEPLLWEGLTLNKCILVASIVALLSVTFQVLQAPCSREAVSRGRQEPPPPPLHEVVIAKEEEVQEVVTAQPPQPESSTLKEDDNDDDDDGEDDNEDDSIADSNLAEPWIFKKWFGRSAPEDEDEESVDEEAVDEEAEDEKPVDEEPTDEEPRAKEPAEEEPAGKEPAGKEPEEEEPEEEEPGEEELEEEEPQEEEPEEEEPEDKEPEEEEPADEEDADVPEVPPIAREVKKSREKLKAERKAERKAERKAERVRERRAAPAERSGRREAAAKDRAQRDRTGRAPKAPREPEPEKKRGRERRESRRERAEPRREAGKGRESPKRDWRQQRGGRQRWEPAASPGKDPAKPREGKRRD; encoded by the exons ATGCCAGAGCCAGCGCCGCTGGGCGCCGACAAGCAGCGGGCGGAGAAGGCGGCAGCCaagggcagcactgctgcacctcCAG TCCCCAGGAGCCTCCCGGTGCAGAGGAAGGTGGAGCCCCCCAGCCTGGACCCCGCAGAGGAGCCTCTCCTCTGGGAAGGGCTCACCCTTAACAAGtgcatcctggtggcctccaTCGTTGCCCTGCTCAGCGTCACCTTCCAGGTGCTCCAAG caccaTGCTCCAGGGAAGCAGTCAGCCGCGGCAGGCAGgagcctccaccccctcccctgcACG agGTGGTCATTGCCAAGGAGGAGGAGGTCCAGGAGGTGGTGACTGCTCAGCCTCcccagccagagagcagcacacTCAAGGAGGATGACaacgatgatgatgatgatggtgaagATGACAACGAAGATGACAGCATTGCTGACAGCAACTTG GCAGAGCCTTGGATCTTCAAGAAGTGGTTTGGTCGCTCAGCACCcgaggatgaggatgaggagtCCGTGGAtgaagaggctgtggatgaggaggctgaagatgagaaGCCTGTGGATGAAGAGCCCACAGATGAAGAACCCAGAGCCAAAGAACCTGCAGAGGAAGAACCTGCAGGCAAAGAACCTGCAGGCAAAGAGCCTGAGGAGGAAGAGCCTGAGGAAGAAGAGCCTGGGGAGGAAGAGCTCGAGGAGGAAGAGCCTCAGGAAGAAGAGCCCGAGGAGGAAGAGCCTGAAGACAAAGAGCCCGAGGAGGAAGAGCCTGCAGATGAAGAAGACGCAGATGTCCCCGAGGTGCCACCGATCGCAAGAGAGGTGAAgaaaagcagggagaagctgaaggcGGAGAGGAAGGCGGAGAGGAAGGCGGAGAGGAAGGCGGAGAGGGTCCGGGAGCGCCGCGCAGCACCGGCGGAGCGCAGCGGCCGGCGGGAGGCAGCCGCCAAGGACCGGGCGCAGCGGGACCGAACCGGCAGAGCCCCCAAAGCCCCCCGGGAGCCGGAGCCGGAGAAGAAGCGAGGccgagagaggagggagagccgTCGGGAGCGGGCTGAGCCCAGGAGGGAGGCTGGGAAGGGCAGGGAGAGCCCCAAGCGGGACTGGCggcagcagaggggaggcaGGCAGCGCTGGGAGCCGGCGGCCAGCCCGGGCAAGGACCCTGCCAAGCCCCGGGAGGGCAAGAGGCGCGACTGA